The Lactuca sativa cultivar Salinas chromosome 2, Lsat_Salinas_v11, whole genome shotgun sequence genome includes a window with the following:
- the LOC111886313 gene encoding uncharacterized protein LOC111886313, whose amino-acid sequence MCFCFKIIASWWGLFGGTTPHLTKIAMRILSLTSSSSGCERNWSTFEGVHTKKRNRLETSKLNNLVYVQFNANLMEKNKKRKDRNIEVLLSNHSLFAQEWIVDCDDCDVDEVDPKTVDETLETDVSQAPRESPKTRELFDEDFESESEDQVLEEDEYESDGVQIMEVCGED is encoded by the exons ATGTGTTTTTGTTTCAAAATCATAGCTAGTTGGTGGGGACTATTTGGTGGCACAACTCCTCATTTGACAAAGATTGCAATGAGGATTCTTTCTTTAACTAGTAGTTCATCAGGTTGTGAAAGGAATTGGAGCACGTTTGAAGGG GTACACACAAAGAAACGAAATAGATTGGAGACAAGCAAATTGAACAATCTTGTTTATGTTCAATTCAATGCTAATTTAATGGAGAAAAACAAAAAGAGAAAAGATAGAAACATAGAAGTGCTATTATCAAATCATTCTCTCTTCGCTCAAGAATGGATTGTTGATTGCGATGATTGTGATGTAGATGAAGTAGACCCCAAAACGGTTGATGAAACTCTTGAAACCGATGTTAGTCAAGCACCCCGAGAAAGTCCAAAAACGAGGGAACTttttgatgaagattttgagtccGAGAGTGAGGATCAAGTGTTAGAAGAAGACGAATATGAGTCGGATGGGGTTCAAATAATGGAAGTATGTGGTGAAGATTAG